From Staphylococcus sp. M0911, a single genomic window includes:
- the crcB gene encoding fluoride efflux transporter CrcB, with product MQYLFIFIGGAFGALMRYLFSFFNHGHDIPIGTLSANLIGGFFMGFLSALTIKLFNNNPLLKKAVTTGFMGALTTFSTFQFELVQMFNQQQWALLIFYALISYILCILLCLLGKKLGEQI from the coding sequence ATGCAATATTTATTTATTTTTATTGGTGGCGCCTTTGGTGCATTAATGAGATATCTGTTTTCTTTCTTTAATCATGGACATGACATACCTATAGGCACATTAAGTGCCAATTTAATAGGTGGCTTTTTTATGGGATTTTTGTCGGCTTTAACTATTAAGTTATTTAACAATAATCCTTTATTAAAAAAAGCTGTCACTACTGGATTCATGGGAGCATTGACTACTTTTTCTACATTTCAATTCGAACTCGTTCAAATGTTTAATCAGCAACAATGGGCGTTATTAATCTTTTATGCTTTGATTAGTTACATCCTATGTATCCTTTTATGTTTATTAGGCAAGAAATTAGGTGAGCAGATATGA